Proteins encoded in a region of the Wenzhouxiangella sp. XN201 genome:
- the ppc gene encoding phosphoenolpyruvate carboxylase, whose product MKRQDIDFPSEHQPLRDDVSLLGAMIGELLREQCGDALFERVETARAAAIARRVGEDDGSELLAQCRIDDSGEASAFVRAFAAWFRMVNLAEQVHRIRRRREYMAAGEGVQPESLADVFEKLATDGQDWETVRTMLAGLLVEPVFTAHPTEATRRSILEKEQRMARYLVERLDPGLSENAANRLVDRVRMEQTIAWQTAEQSRSRPSVADEAEHAHYYLANVLYSVAPVLHENLAEAATRAWGENVWPGDLPSVLQFGSWVGGDMDGNPNVTGETVMETLNEQRRQVIGNYLKEIRRLNRLLSQTDGRASISGAVRERIADYRKLLPQEAEAIPTRHADMPYRGLLYLVEARLKATLSDGEGGYGHVDEFADDLKRIADSLKANRGRRAGLFPVERLLRRVDIFGFHLAALDLRIDSGDLHEAVAQLIDDPDWPERDPEARTRYLTDAVGGGNIPNGRNAGATHAVYKLLTAAARAHEKFGARAITTLIISMSRNADDILAAWFMARAAGVERHRLDIVPLFETVDDLIAAEGVMKELLGLDVWRELLAERGNRQTVMIGYSDSNKDGGMAASRWSLQDAQRKLLALFAEQDVKITFFHGRGGTVGRGGGKTPRAVLAAPVGSVGGRLRMTEQGEVIHRKYGLRTIAVRNLEQATGAVIMSGFLDRDPDTEEGPWRRAMARLAEFSRGAYRDLVYGDETFSDYFRLATPIDVIERMRIGSRPASRARKTGISGLRAIPWVFAWGQSRQGLPGWYGLGTGLEALVEECGFEQVEEMAREWLFFSNLLSDAEMAMAKADIGIGRHYAGLAGELGERYFPTIEAEFDRTRQMICRIKGQDGLLDQDLTLKRSILLRNPYVDPMSFTQVELLERWRAGGCQDAALELALIDSVHGIAQGLQNTG is encoded by the coding sequence ATGAAACGTCAGGACATCGATTTCCCCTCCGAACACCAGCCCCTGCGCGACGATGTCAGTCTGCTGGGCGCGATGATCGGCGAATTGTTACGCGAGCAGTGCGGTGACGCGCTGTTCGAGCGCGTCGAGACGGCAAGGGCGGCGGCCATTGCGCGCCGGGTGGGTGAAGACGACGGTTCGGAACTCCTGGCGCAGTGCCGGATTGACGACTCCGGTGAGGCCAGCGCGTTCGTGCGCGCCTTCGCGGCCTGGTTCCGAATGGTCAACCTGGCTGAGCAGGTGCACCGCATCCGGCGCCGGCGAGAATACATGGCCGCCGGAGAGGGTGTGCAACCCGAGTCCCTGGCCGATGTGTTTGAAAAGCTGGCCACGGACGGGCAGGACTGGGAGACGGTTCGTACCATGCTGGCCGGCTTGCTGGTCGAACCGGTATTTACCGCGCATCCGACGGAGGCGACGCGCCGCTCGATCCTGGAGAAGGAACAGCGCATGGCGCGCTACCTGGTCGAGCGATTGGATCCGGGTCTGTCGGAGAATGCCGCCAACCGGCTGGTCGATCGCGTGCGTATGGAACAGACGATTGCCTGGCAGACGGCCGAACAGTCGCGCTCGCGCCCGAGTGTTGCCGACGAGGCCGAGCACGCACACTATTACCTGGCCAACGTGCTCTACAGCGTCGCCCCCGTATTGCATGAGAACCTGGCTGAGGCGGCCACACGAGCCTGGGGCGAGAACGTGTGGCCGGGGGACCTGCCGTCGGTGCTGCAATTTGGCTCCTGGGTGGGCGGTGACATGGACGGCAACCCGAATGTGACCGGCGAGACGGTGATGGAAACGCTCAATGAGCAACGCCGGCAGGTGATCGGCAACTATCTCAAGGAAATCCGTAGGCTCAATCGATTGCTGAGCCAGACCGATGGGCGCGCTTCCATCAGCGGGGCAGTCCGAGAGCGTATCGCCGACTACCGAAAGCTGTTGCCACAAGAGGCCGAAGCCATTCCGACTCGGCACGCCGACATGCCGTATCGCGGGCTGCTGTACCTGGTGGAAGCGCGCCTGAAAGCCACGTTGTCTGACGGCGAGGGTGGCTACGGACATGTCGACGAATTCGCCGATGACCTGAAGCGAATTGCCGACAGCCTCAAGGCCAATCGCGGCCGCCGCGCCGGTCTGTTCCCGGTAGAGCGCTTGCTGCGCCGGGTCGATATCTTCGGGTTTCATCTGGCTGCACTGGACTTGCGGATTGACTCGGGCGACTTGCATGAGGCTGTCGCCCAATTGATCGATGATCCTGACTGGCCCGAGCGCGACCCGGAAGCACGAACTCGCTATCTCACGGACGCCGTAGGTGGCGGGAACATCCCAAACGGACGAAATGCCGGCGCGACCCATGCGGTCTACAAACTCCTCACCGCCGCCGCCCGCGCCCACGAAAAATTTGGCGCCCGCGCCATCACCACTCTCATCATCTCCATGAGCCGTAACGCCGATGACATTTTGGCCGCCTGGTTCATGGCACGAGCCGCCGGCGTCGAGCGCCACCGGCTCGACATCGTGCCGCTGTTCGAGACGGTCGACGACCTGATCGCGGCCGAAGGGGTCATGAAGGAGTTGCTCGGACTGGATGTGTGGCGTGAACTGCTGGCCGAGCGCGGCAATCGCCAGACGGTAATGATCGGTTACTCGGATTCCAACAAGGACGGCGGCATGGCCGCCTCACGCTGGTCGCTGCAGGATGCGCAGCGCAAGCTGTTGGCGTTGTTCGCCGAGCAGGACGTAAAGATCACTTTCTTCCACGGCCGTGGCGGCACGGTAGGCCGGGGCGGTGGCAAGACCCCGCGAGCCGTGCTGGCAGCCCCGGTCGGTTCGGTAGGCGGGCGCCTTCGCATGACCGAACAGGGTGAAGTGATCCACCGCAAGTACGGACTGCGTACGATCGCGGTGCGTAACCTCGAGCAGGCCACGGGGGCGGTGATCATGTCCGGTTTTCTGGATCGCGATCCGGATACGGAGGAAGGCCCCTGGCGGCGTGCAATGGCCCGCCTGGCAGAATTTTCCCGCGGCGCTTACCGCGACCTGGTCTACGGCGACGAGACATTCAGCGACTACTTCCGCCTGGCCACGCCCATAGACGTGATCGAACGCATGCGGATCGGTTCGCGCCCGGCATCGCGCGCCAGGAAGACCGGCATTTCCGGCCTGCGTGCGATTCCCTGGGTGTTTGCCTGGGGTCAATCGCGACAGGGCCTGCCGGGTTGGTACGGTCTGGGAACTGGGCTTGAAGCTCTGGTCGAGGAATGCGGTTTCGAGCAGGTCGAGGAAATGGCGCGCGAGTGGCTGTTCTTTTCCAACCTGCTCTCCGATGCCGAAATGGCAATGGCCAAGGCAGATATCGGCATCGGCCGCCACTACGCCGGTTTGGCCGGCGAGCTGGGCGAGCGCTACTTTCCGACCATCGAGGCCGAGTTTGACCGAACCCGGCAGATGATCTGCCGTATCAAGGGTCAGGACGGGCTGCTCGACCAGGACCTCACGCTCAAGCGCTCGATCCTGCTGCGCAATCCCTATGTCGACCCGATGAGTTTTACCCAGGTGGAACTGCTCGAGCGCTGGCGCGCTGGGGGCTGCCAGGACGCAGCACTGGAACTGGCCCTGATCGACAGCGTCCACGGCATCGCCCAGGGGCTTCAGAATACCGGGTAA
- a CDS encoding DUF11 domain-containing protein, giving the protein MLHWLLAVTLLAICAPAVSQTLENDATFSGYFTFSDFAGTVHELHYADLGNLGGNNISVPGYDWQGDGSNEGPEFHVSCSATLLGTKAKVNRGTQSDTPPLTFPPANWSDGQEVTIIDFKIDRSGTGGGGDCEAEDYDFPDVSIEKSVDNSTSATVTAGGSFTYELVVSNTGDGTLEDVNVVDELDLLGGALSVDSVTPDSPTCELSGTTLDCVFAQLAEGASETITITMVSGGTSEGFCGSVQNSADVSSFDPVTTIYPADQSNVVDVDIVDCQSIEPGQIEIIKNTVGGNGSFDFSGDLGNFTIATSGGSGSDLSTNLSPGSYTVTETVPAGWSLTSISCVSDSGSSTSVSAPSATIDLGSGGDVTCTFTNTLLEPAIEITKTDGGQIVSQQSSFAYALSYTNTGELNLTDVVITETVPDDTTFNAAGSTPGWSCADGAGPGTTCEFDVGNLAIDGSGSVDFGLTVDLLWSPDPETGQCDEQPSNPQVDNTASIVGNSDNGQASDNDSDFTPISVSCEDLEAGLTIEKIVSDGDTSQAFEFTGSVSDDGFDSFNLSHGQSQTFALPIGTYSVSETVPEGWELESATCTGGNTIENIELADGESVLCTFTNRELSPGIEITKTDGGQIVSQEASFAYSLSYSNTGELDLTGVIITETVPDDTTFDAAGSTSGWSCADGAGPGTTCEFNVGNLATGGNGSVDFGVTVDLLWEPDPETGQCDEQPSNPQVDNTASIVGDSDNGQASDNDSDFTPISISCEHLEGVLTIEKLVSGGDTNESFQFSGSSSDDGFNSFSLSHDESRSFGLPVGTYSVSENLPEGWDLESATCTGGNTIENIELSDGESVTCTFTNRELDPGISIQKNASTSSVGQGNDLYFILTYSNNGEVDLTDVVISETVPENSTFNHSGPDANSWSCENRICTYEIGNLPSGGSGEIRFPLTADMVWEPDPETEECPPQPENPRVNNTAEITGTSPEGELSDSDSASSAIIAICQDSGGEPQNPSIPIPVNHPLGMALLIMLMALLAGVNLQRRNTL; this is encoded by the coding sequence GTGTTGCACTGGCTGCTGGCAGTGACACTGCTCGCAATCTGCGCACCTGCGGTTTCGCAGACGCTGGAGAATGACGCCACCTTCAGTGGCTATTTCACATTCAGTGATTTCGCCGGCACCGTTCATGAGTTGCACTATGCGGACCTGGGTAACCTGGGCGGCAACAACATCAGCGTGCCCGGCTACGACTGGCAGGGTGACGGAAGCAACGAGGGACCCGAATTTCACGTGTCCTGCTCCGCGACCCTGCTCGGCACCAAAGCCAAAGTAAACCGTGGCACCCAGAGCGATACCCCCCCGCTTACCTTTCCGCCGGCCAACTGGAGCGACGGTCAGGAAGTCACCATCATCGACTTCAAGATCGATCGGTCCGGGACCGGCGGCGGTGGAGATTGCGAAGCGGAAGATTATGACTTTCCCGACGTGAGCATCGAAAAGAGCGTCGACAACAGCACCTCAGCCACCGTTACGGCAGGCGGATCGTTCACGTATGAACTGGTGGTCAGTAACACCGGCGACGGTACGCTCGAAGACGTCAACGTAGTCGACGAGCTGGACCTGCTTGGCGGTGCGCTCAGCGTCGATTCCGTTACGCCTGACTCGCCGACCTGCGAGTTGTCCGGCACGACACTCGACTGCGTCTTCGCCCAACTGGCTGAAGGCGCATCCGAAACGATCACCATCACGATGGTATCGGGGGGCACCAGTGAAGGCTTCTGCGGCAGCGTGCAAAATTCTGCCGATGTCTCCAGTTTCGATCCCGTAACGACCATCTATCCAGCAGACCAGTCAAACGTCGTGGACGTGGATATCGTCGACTGCCAGTCCATTGAGCCCGGCCAGATCGAGATCATCAAGAACACGGTCGGTGGCAATGGCAGCTTCGACTTCTCCGGCGATCTCGGCAACTTCACCATTGCAACGTCCGGTGGCAGCGGCAGCGACCTGTCCACCAATCTTTCTCCGGGATCCTACACAGTCACCGAAACCGTGCCCGCGGGCTGGAGCCTGACCTCGATTTCTTGCGTGAGTGATTCGGGCTCGAGCACCAGCGTCAGCGCACCCTCGGCAACCATCGACCTGGGCAGCGGCGGCGACGTGACCTGCACATTCACCAACACCCTGCTCGAACCCGCCATCGAGATCACCAAGACCGACGGCGGCCAGATCGTCAGCCAGCAATCCAGCTTCGCCTACGCCCTGAGCTATACCAATACCGGCGAGCTTAATCTGACCGATGTCGTCATCACCGAAACGGTACCCGACGACACCACCTTCAACGCCGCTGGCTCGACGCCGGGCTGGAGTTGTGCAGACGGTGCCGGCCCCGGCACGACCTGCGAATTCGATGTCGGCAATCTCGCAATCGACGGCAGCGGCTCAGTGGACTTCGGCCTGACCGTCGATCTGCTCTGGAGCCCCGATCCGGAAACCGGACAATGTGACGAGCAGCCGAGCAACCCGCAGGTGGACAATACCGCCAGCATCGTCGGCAACTCCGACAATGGCCAGGCCAGCGACAACGATTCCGACTTCACGCCGATCTCGGTCTCCTGCGAGGACCTGGAAGCCGGCCTGACGATCGAAAAGATCGTCTCTGACGGTGATACCAGCCAGGCATTTGAGTTCACCGGCTCGGTTTCGGACGATGGCTTTGACTCATTCAACCTCTCCCATGGTCAGTCCCAGACATTTGCACTGCCGATCGGCACCTACTCGGTCAGTGAAACCGTGCCGGAAGGCTGGGAACTCGAATCGGCCACCTGCACAGGCGGGAACACCATCGAGAACATCGAACTGGCCGACGGAGAAAGCGTGCTGTGCACGTTCACCAACCGCGAGCTGTCCCCCGGTATCGAGATCACCAAGACCGATGGCGGTCAGATCGTCAGTCAGGAAGCGAGCTTTGCTTATAGCTTGAGCTACTCCAATACCGGTGAACTTGACCTGACTGGTGTGATCATCACCGAGACGGTGCCCGATGACACCACCTTTGATGCCGCCGGCTCGACGTCAGGCTGGAGTTGTGCAGACGGTGCCGGCCCCGGCACGACCTGCGAGTTCAATGTCGGCAATCTGGCGACTGGCGGTAATGGCTCGGTGGACTTCGGCGTGACCGTCGACCTGCTGTGGGAGCCCGATCCGGAAACCGGGCAATGCGACGAGCAGCCGAGCAACCCGCAGGTGGATAACACCGCCAGCATCGTCGGCGACTCCGACAATGGCCAGGCCAGCGACAACGATTCCGACTTCACGCCGATCTCGATCTCCTGCGAACACCTGGAAGGGGTGCTGACCATCGAGAAGCTCGTTTCCGGAGGCGATACGAATGAGAGCTTCCAGTTCTCCGGATCGTCCTCTGACGACGGTTTCAACTCGTTCAGCCTTTCCCACGACGAATCCCGCAGTTTCGGACTGCCGGTTGGCACCTACTCGGTCAGCGAAAACTTACCGGAAGGCTGGGATCTCGAATCGGCTACCTGCACTGGCGGCAACACCATAGAGAACATCGAACTGAGCGATGGCGAAAGCGTGACCTGCACTTTCACCAACCGGGAACTCGATCCGGGCATCTCCATCCAGAAGAACGCAAGCACCAGCAGTGTCGGCCAGGGAAATGACCTGTACTTTATTCTGACCTATTCCAACAATGGTGAAGTCGACCTGACCGATGTCGTCATCTCGGAAACCGTTCCCGAAAACAGCACTTTCAATCATTCAGGTCCAGACGCCAACTCCTGGAGTTGCGAGAACCGTATCTGCACTTATGAAATCGGCAACCTGCCGTCAGGCGGCTCCGGCGAAATCAGATTCCCGCTGACCGCCGACATGGTTTGGGAGCCCGATCCGGAAACCGAAGAGTGCCCGCCGCAGCCGGAAAACCCGCGCGTGAACAATACCGCGGAGATTACCGGCACATCTCCGGAAGGTGAATTGTCCGACAGCGACTCCGCCAGCTCGGCCATTATCGCCATCTGTCAGGATTCCGGCGGTGAGCCACAGAATCCGTCCATACCGATACCGGTCAATCATCCCCTGGGTATGGCACTGCTGATCATGCTGATGGCCCTTCTGGCCGGGGTGAACTTGCAGCGTCGCAACACGCTGTGA